A stretch of the Glutamicibacter sp. JL.03c genome encodes the following:
- the thrS gene encoding threonine--tRNA ligase, whose product MSEQLTLTIDGEQVQVDAGTTGLQFYADQKDVVVMHVDGVLRDLARELEAGSTVTRVTITDPEGLEVLRHSTAHVMAQAVQQLRPDAKLGIGPYITDGFYFDFDVAEPFTPEDLKQLEKMMLKIVNQNQLFARREVSPEEAKAEMANEPYKCELLAKADSADTSGEGVTVEVAAGETTIYDNVDRKSGDIVWKDLCRGPHLPNTKLIKNAFALTRSAAAYWLGSEKNKQLQRIYGTAWPTKEDLKAYQERLAEAERRDHRKLGAELDLFSFPDELGSGLPVFHPKGGIIKREMEDYVRDRHVEEGFQYVGTPHISKDGLFHTSGHLPYYADTMFPALHIDEERDEDGNITKQGQEYRLKAMNCPMHNLIFRGRGRSYRELPLRLFEFGHVYRYEKSGVVHGLTRVRGFAQDDSHSYVTKEQAPGEVEHLLNFMLSLLKDFGMDDFYLELSTRDPESDKFIGSDEQWEEATAVLERVATETGVELVADPGGAAFYGPKISVQAKDAIGRTWQMGTVQYDFNQPARFGLEYQAADGSRQEPVMIHAAKFGSIERFLGVLTEHYAGAFPAWLSPVQVRAIPVAEAFNDYLSEVVAKLKAQGVRVELDDSSDRFPKKIRNASKDKIPFVLIAGGEDAEANAVSFRFRDGSQENQVPIDDAVARIVEAIKSRDNSN is encoded by the coding sequence ATGAGCGAGCAGCTGACTCTCACCATCGATGGCGAGCAGGTACAGGTGGACGCGGGAACAACCGGTCTGCAGTTCTACGCCGATCAGAAAGACGTGGTTGTCATGCACGTCGACGGCGTATTGCGCGACCTGGCCCGCGAACTGGAAGCCGGTAGCACCGTCACCCGTGTCACCATCACCGACCCAGAAGGGTTGGAGGTGCTGCGTCACTCGACTGCCCACGTGATGGCCCAAGCCGTGCAGCAGCTGCGCCCCGATGCCAAGCTGGGCATCGGCCCGTACATCACCGACGGTTTCTACTTCGACTTCGACGTCGCCGAGCCGTTCACCCCGGAAGATCTGAAGCAGCTGGAAAAGATGATGCTCAAGATCGTCAACCAGAACCAGCTCTTTGCGCGCCGCGAGGTATCGCCGGAAGAAGCCAAGGCCGAAATGGCCAACGAGCCCTACAAGTGCGAGCTGCTGGCCAAGGCCGACTCCGCGGACACCTCGGGCGAGGGCGTCACCGTTGAGGTGGCCGCCGGCGAAACCACGATCTACGACAACGTGGACCGCAAGTCCGGCGACATCGTCTGGAAGGACCTGTGCCGCGGCCCGCACCTGCCGAACACCAAGCTGATCAAGAACGCATTCGCGCTGACCCGTTCGGCCGCCGCCTACTGGCTGGGCAGCGAAAAGAACAAGCAGCTGCAGCGCATCTACGGCACCGCCTGGCCAACCAAGGAAGACCTCAAGGCCTACCAGGAGCGCCTGGCTGAGGCCGAACGCCGCGACCACCGCAAGCTCGGCGCCGAACTGGACCTCTTCTCCTTCCCGGATGAACTGGGCTCGGGCCTGCCGGTGTTCCACCCCAAGGGCGGCATCATCAAGCGCGAGATGGAAGACTACGTGCGCGACCGCCACGTGGAAGAAGGCTTCCAGTACGTGGGCACCCCGCACATCTCCAAGGACGGGCTGTTCCACACTTCGGGCCACCTGCCGTACTACGCGGACACCATGTTCCCGGCGCTGCACATCGATGAAGAGCGCGATGAAGATGGCAACATCACCAAGCAGGGCCAGGAATACCGGCTGAAGGCCATGAACTGCCCGATGCACAACCTGATCTTCCGCGGCCGCGGACGCAGCTACCGTGAACTGCCGCTGCGCTTGTTCGAGTTCGGCCACGTCTACCGCTACGAGAAGTCCGGCGTGGTCCACGGGCTGACCCGCGTGCGCGGTTTCGCCCAGGACGACTCGCACTCCTACGTCACCAAGGAGCAGGCGCCTGGCGAAGTCGAGCACCTGCTGAACTTCATGCTCTCCCTGCTCAAGGACTTCGGCATGGACGACTTCTACCTGGAGCTGTCCACCCGCGATCCCGAATCGGACAAGTTCATCGGCTCGGACGAGCAGTGGGAAGAAGCCACCGCAGTGCTGGAGCGCGTCGCCACCGAAACCGGCGTCGAGCTGGTTGCCGACCCGGGTGGCGCCGCCTTCTACGGCCCGAAGATCTCGGTCCAGGCCAAGGACGCCATCGGCCGCACCTGGCAGATGGGCACCGTGCAGTACGACTTCAACCAGCCGGCGCGCTTCGGCCTGGAGTACCAGGCGGCTGATGGGAGCCGCCAGGAACCGGTGATGATCCACGCTGCAAAGTTCGGATCCATCGAGCGCTTCCTCGGCGTGCTCACCGAGCACTACGCTGGTGCCTTCCCGGCCTGGCTCTCGCCAGTGCAGGTTCGCGCCATCCCTGTGGCCGAGGCCTTCAACGACTACCTTTCCGAGGTAGTTGCGAAGCTCAAGGCCCAGGGCGTCCGCGTGGAACTGGATGACTCCTCGGATCGCTTCCCGAAGAAGATCCGCAACGCGTCCAAGGACAAGATTCCGTTTGTGCTCATCGCCGGTGGCGAAGATGCAGAGGCAAATGCCGTGTCCTTCCGCTTCCGCGATGGCAGCCAGGAAAACCAGGTGCCGATCGATGACGCGGTGGCCCGCATTGTTGAAGCCATCAAGAGCCGCGATAACAGCAACTAG
- a CDS encoding helix-turn-helix domain-containing protein: MSNNESLVTFTTPMLKAIANPLRRQILNTLSAMGSARAADMAQVLEMPANKISFHLRELAKAEMIVEVPELARDKRDRVWKSAAVAYTTGEVGEREDDPSGMAMGAYLGQVINDEQRRLHAAMVHGGRHYSGEETGEAKARMMTSDLMLTMDEMRELIRRLEKVIPAFRKDLQDGKVHSSQPAGDREIWHVMTLINAESLLNESQAGQQSSQNPK; this comes from the coding sequence ATGAGCAATAACGAGTCGCTGGTCACGTTCACTACGCCGATGCTTAAGGCGATTGCCAACCCGCTGCGCCGGCAGATTCTCAATACGCTATCGGCGATGGGATCGGCCCGCGCGGCGGACATGGCACAGGTGCTGGAGATGCCGGCGAACAAGATCAGCTTCCACCTGCGCGAATTAGCCAAGGCCGAGATGATTGTCGAGGTCCCGGAGCTCGCACGGGACAAGCGCGACCGCGTCTGGAAGTCGGCTGCCGTTGCGTACACCACCGGCGAGGTGGGGGAGCGGGAAGACGATCCATCCGGCATGGCCATGGGTGCCTATCTCGGGCAGGTCATCAATGACGAGCAGCGGCGCCTGCATGCGGCCATGGTCCACGGCGGACGCCACTACTCCGGCGAAGAAACCGGCGAGGCCAAGGCCCGCATGATGACCAGCGACCTGATGCTCACCATGGATGAAATGCGAGAGCTGATCCGCCGCCTGGAAAAGGTCATCCCGGCGTTCCGGAAGGACCTGCAGGACGGCAAGGTCCATAGCTCCCAGCCGGCCGGGGACCGTGAAATCTGGCATGTGATGACCTTGATCAATGCCGAATCACTGTTGAACGAGTCACAAGCGGGCCAGCAATCATCGCAAAACCCGAAGTGA
- a CDS encoding MFS transporter has protein sequence MTPTQPSGHPETAAIDPNPLPPLRAQQNYRRWLLADSSALLSGGIYGFVSPLILLAATGAPVLAGSLAALGMAARASVILAGGAMADRSDKARMILIGSLCGAAVTAALALGIGTSSLPVPLLCLAHVLMELRGGYFGSTTNAALKDLVHPKQLGRAMAANQGRDSVLMLGSAPLGGVLLGFGGAVALLAVAVLNLIAAASGFALRRPLRAAQQSFRERGEASAVGEEKVAHGILAGMRWCFSRPQLRALLMLITVVNIGVNGLMTTLIYGLEQRSEAPWIIGLASTCMGAGMLIGSLAATSLIEKFRSGLLACNCLTLLGAAMLLIGFNTNLLWMGSMLLLSLLSVPALNAAVGGYFMACVPQDMSGRANSLITFMALAALPLAPLATGLGLEWVGMGPTLIFFGALVSLAAILAWLSPQVRGIPRPEHWVAAASPAPIERASSDGSQKSPAPAAPTE, from the coding sequence ATGACCCCGACCCAGCCCAGCGGCCACCCAGAGACCGCGGCGATTGACCCAAACCCATTGCCCCCATTGCGTGCGCAGCAAAATTACCGCAGGTGGTTGCTGGCGGACTCCTCGGCACTGCTTTCGGGCGGCATCTATGGCTTCGTCTCCCCCTTGATCCTGCTGGCCGCCACCGGCGCGCCGGTGCTGGCCGGATCCCTGGCTGCGCTGGGGATGGCAGCCAGGGCCAGCGTCATATTGGCCGGTGGCGCCATGGCGGACCGCTCCGACAAGGCGCGGATGATCCTGATCGGGAGCTTGTGCGGCGCAGCGGTGACCGCGGCCTTGGCCCTGGGTATCGGAACTAGTTCGCTGCCGGTTCCCCTGCTATGCCTCGCGCATGTCCTGATGGAATTGCGCGGCGGATACTTTGGCTCAACAACCAATGCCGCCCTCAAGGATCTGGTGCACCCGAAACAGCTCGGCCGCGCGATGGCTGCCAACCAAGGCCGCGACTCGGTGCTGATGCTCGGCTCCGCTCCCCTTGGCGGTGTCTTGCTCGGATTCGGCGGCGCCGTTGCCCTGCTTGCCGTCGCTGTCTTGAATTTGATCGCTGCGGCCAGCGGGTTCGCGCTGCGCCGGCCTCTGCGGGCCGCGCAGCAATCCTTCCGGGAACGAGGCGAGGCCAGCGCTGTCGGCGAAGAGAAAGTTGCCCACGGAATCTTGGCCGGCATGCGCTGGTGTTTTTCCCGCCCGCAACTACGAGCGCTGCTGATGTTGATTACGGTCGTCAACATCGGCGTCAACGGGCTGATGACCACTCTGATCTATGGGCTGGAGCAGCGTTCGGAAGCTCCGTGGATCATTGGGCTGGCATCGACGTGCATGGGCGCTGGAATGCTTATCGGCTCGCTGGCGGCGACCTCGCTCATTGAAAAATTCCGCAGCGGGCTTCTGGCTTGCAATTGCCTCACTCTTCTTGGCGCCGCCATGCTCCTCATCGGGTTTAACACGAACCTGTTGTGGATGGGCTCCATGCTGCTGCTCAGTCTCCTGAGCGTCCCCGCGCTCAACGCCGCAGTCGGCGGATACTTCATGGCATGCGTCCCCCAGGACATGTCCGGGCGAGCGAATTCCTTGATTACCTTCATGGCCCTGGCCGCCTTGCCTTTGGCACCGCTGGCCACCGGGCTCGGCTTGGAGTGGGTTGGCATGGGCCCGACACTCATCTTTTTCGGAGCATTGGTTTCCTTGGCTGCCATCTTGGCCTGGCTTTCGCCACAGGTCCGAGGGATCCCTCGCCCCGAGCATTGGGTTGCTGCCGCATCTCCAGCACCGATTGAACGCGCCAGTTCCGATGGCTCCCAGAAGTCCCCCGCCCCTGCGGCACCCACCGAATAG
- a CDS encoding VOC family protein, whose product MAFIFNRSYPRNMNKPAPPVISAITLGVRDVGASTKFYTEGLGFELVQPAHPEIAFVRAGYGLMLALWDVKQMPSEYGDVGHGPLAPPISLGHNVHSDAEVDHHYRRALEAGATSITVPTVQPWGGKSACVADPDGFRWDFVHNPSFVIDADGHVSSV is encoded by the coding sequence ATGGCTTTCATTTTCAACCGCTCCTACCCTAGGAATATGAACAAGCCGGCCCCACCCGTCATCAGCGCCATTACCCTCGGCGTGCGCGATGTCGGCGCTTCCACCAAGTTCTACACCGAGGGCCTGGGGTTTGAGCTGGTGCAGCCAGCCCACCCGGAAATCGCCTTTGTCCGCGCCGGATATGGTTTGATGCTCGCTCTGTGGGACGTGAAACAGATGCCCAGCGAGTACGGCGATGTCGGGCACGGCCCGTTGGCACCGCCGATCTCGCTTGGGCATAACGTGCACTCGGATGCGGAAGTGGATCACCACTACCGGCGAGCGCTTGAGGCGGGAGCAACGTCGATCACCGTGCCCACCGTGCAGCCTTGGGGTGGCAAGAGCGCCTGCGTGGCCGATCCGGATGGCTTCCGCTGGGATTTTGTGCATAATCCGTCGTTTGTCATTGATGCCGACGGGCATGTTTCCTCGGTTTGA
- a CDS encoding nucleotidyltransferase family protein: MRPSQPDQPANTPARPQLRLSDWWLTTGELFQTVWNVLEGKDPQNGIRDYDFFYFDEDTSYKAGDAVIRRAKELFKDIDAEIEVRNEARVHIWYEGHFGVPAIPVASDANGQISTYAPYGFANLFARRIIPNPVLAPRNVYEAKTKRWLSQWPSLTAEPWPERKPSTNITDD, from the coding sequence CTGCGTCCAAGCCAACCCGATCAACCGGCAAATACTCCAGCTCGCCCGCAGCTCCGCCTCTCTGACTGGTGGCTGACTACAGGTGAGCTATTCCAAACGGTATGGAACGTACTGGAAGGCAAAGACCCGCAAAACGGGATTCGCGACTACGACTTCTTCTACTTCGACGAAGACACGTCCTATAAGGCGGGAGATGCAGTCATTCGCCGTGCAAAAGAACTCTTCAAGGACATCGACGCAGAAATCGAAGTCCGCAATGAAGCACGCGTCCACATTTGGTACGAAGGGCACTTCGGGGTTCCAGCTATTCCAGTCGCCAGCGATGCGAATGGGCAGATTAGCACCTATGCGCCATATGGATTTGCAAATTTATTCGCCCGGAGGATCATTCCGAATCCAGTGCTCGCGCCCCGGAACGTGTATGAAGCCAAGACCAAACGGTGGTTATCACAGTGGCCGTCACTTACCGCTGAACCCTGGCCTGAGAGGAAACCAAGTACGAACATAACTGACGACTGA
- a CDS encoding DNA polymerase III subunit alpha: MSFTHLNVSSSYSAHYGVSHPRALAQAAKAHGAQMLALTDRDGLYGAVKHVAACMAEGLAPILGVNLAVLDSAGETLGRITLLARGGCAGAGYAALCRAITLAHSTAHGVPGLSARQVAQLGRSGNLIILLGGESDVARAILKGKYTQARTLMADWKKRVGKMLRVEITTYLSSHGSRYSLGEAARMLRYAHEWQIKTVLTNAVRYVDPDGAVTADILDSARTLHSLKNLDSCQPNGQGWLKTPQQMHQLATEIGNATERHWAHQMLRDTEQLARWAAMDPVADLGWKKPVIPEAKVIGLYRPAMQELTERVYAAVPRLLPDTDRCLIEKQLNLELGVIQRLDFAGYFLTVAETVNLITEMGVRVAARGSGASSLVNYLLGISQVNPLAHDLVFERFLSDTRTTLPDIDIDVESARRHEIYHKIFSTFGEERVSLMSMQNAYRARGAVRDAGSALGIEQEQVDEIAKQLWRFSASSFREALTEKPELAALAERITDDTQLDILIDATERLDRLPRHISMHPCGVILSDASLLDRTPVQPSGIGLQMSQFDKHDMDLMGLIKLDVLGVRMQSAIAYTLEEIARLHPSKEQAARAGGHADDSYIDATGVIDLARVPLDDEPTFELIRSTHTLGCFQIESPGQRELVGKLAPREFNDLIIDISLFRPGPMQSNMVKPYLEHRHGFAPEQFLHPDLKPALAETHGVTVFHEQILRILHVMTGCTLGMADVYRRLLGNPEKEPAVERYVRIEATKRGYSQETIDKVWKVLAGFGSFGFCKAHGAAFAVPTYHSAWLKAHHPEAFLAGIWEHDPGMYPKRLLVSEARRMGVPILPLDINRSTGHYRVERVFESAPSKLPVVPRAPSSLRPGRYGIRLAFRDIHQMSEREVQRLVAGQPYEHLADVRARAGLSRRTYQNLAALGVFDSLLAGTSRADTIAHTQSMAHSSLPAKYRPGPGQLALDLGKIEHIKATGIELEPAEVVRTELDLMHLDASEHLISSYRQRLAHLPMTQAAELLHLRNGTEVLVAGVRVATQTPPMRGGKRVVFISVDDGTGCIDATFFDDTQQRTGPLLFSTRMLLIHGVTRRTGPRGISLQALNAWDLHQPETLPAAGYLEEQSRPQPSYRPKFAEGAPKSESLGELAKRMEAEGLDQRGA, from the coding sequence ATGAGCTTCACCCATTTGAATGTCAGTTCTTCCTATAGCGCCCACTATGGGGTGTCGCACCCGCGCGCCCTGGCGCAAGCAGCCAAAGCGCACGGCGCACAGATGCTGGCGCTGACCGACCGGGATGGGCTGTATGGCGCGGTTAAGCACGTGGCGGCCTGCATGGCTGAAGGGCTGGCACCGATCCTCGGAGTCAACCTCGCGGTGCTCGACTCTGCCGGAGAAACCCTCGGAAGAATCACCCTGCTGGCTCGCGGAGGCTGTGCAGGAGCTGGCTACGCTGCCTTATGCCGGGCAATTACCCTCGCGCACAGCACGGCGCATGGCGTCCCCGGACTGAGCGCCCGGCAGGTTGCTCAATTAGGCCGCAGCGGCAATCTGATAATCCTGCTCGGCGGCGAATCCGACGTAGCCAGAGCGATTCTCAAGGGAAAATACACCCAAGCGCGTACCCTCATGGCCGATTGGAAAAAGCGGGTGGGGAAGATGCTGCGGGTCGAGATCACCACCTACCTCTCGTCGCACGGTTCGCGCTATAGCCTCGGCGAGGCCGCGCGCATGTTGCGCTATGCCCACGAATGGCAGATCAAAACCGTGCTCACCAACGCGGTGCGCTACGTAGATCCCGACGGAGCTGTCACCGCGGATATTCTTGACTCCGCGCGCACCCTGCACAGCTTGAAAAACCTGGACTCCTGCCAGCCCAATGGCCAGGGCTGGCTCAAAACCCCGCAGCAGATGCACCAGTTGGCCACCGAAATCGGCAATGCCACCGAGCGGCATTGGGCCCATCAGATGCTGCGCGATACCGAACAGCTCGCCCGATGGGCAGCCATGGACCCCGTCGCAGACCTCGGCTGGAAGAAGCCGGTGATCCCTGAGGCGAAAGTCATCGGACTCTACCGGCCAGCCATGCAGGAACTGACCGAACGCGTCTACGCTGCGGTCCCGCGCCTGCTGCCTGATACCGACCGATGCCTGATTGAAAAACAGCTGAACCTCGAGCTGGGCGTGATCCAGCGACTGGACTTCGCCGGCTACTTCCTCACCGTGGCCGAAACCGTCAACCTCATCACCGAGATGGGGGTACGCGTCGCGGCCCGCGGTTCGGGTGCCTCCTCGTTGGTGAACTACCTGCTGGGTATCAGCCAGGTGAATCCTCTAGCTCACGACCTCGTGTTCGAACGCTTCCTGTCAGACACTCGAACCACTTTGCCTGATATCGACATCGACGTGGAATCAGCCCGCCGCCACGAGATCTATCACAAGATCTTCTCCACCTTCGGAGAAGAACGCGTCAGCCTGATGAGCATGCAGAACGCCTACCGGGCCCGCGGCGCAGTACGCGATGCAGGATCCGCCCTTGGCATCGAACAAGAGCAGGTAGACGAAATCGCCAAGCAGCTCTGGCGCTTCTCCGCCTCCTCATTCCGCGAAGCGCTCACCGAGAAACCCGAACTGGCCGCCCTGGCCGAGCGCATCACCGATGACACGCAGCTCGATATCCTCATCGACGCCACCGAGCGCCTGGACCGGCTGCCCCGGCATATTTCCATGCATCCCTGCGGGGTGATCCTCTCCGACGCGAGCCTGCTGGACCGCACCCCGGTCCAGCCCTCGGGCATCGGGCTGCAGATGAGCCAATTCGACAAGCACGACATGGACCTGATGGGCTTGATTAAGCTCGACGTGCTCGGGGTGCGCATGCAATCAGCCATCGCCTACACGCTCGAGGAGATCGCCCGCCTGCACCCGAGCAAAGAGCAGGCAGCTCGCGCCGGCGGGCATGCCGACGACAGCTACATCGACGCCACCGGAGTGATCGACCTGGCCAGGGTGCCGCTGGATGACGAACCCACCTTCGAATTGATCCGCTCCACCCATACGCTGGGCTGCTTCCAGATCGAATCCCCGGGGCAGCGCGAACTGGTCGGCAAGCTCGCGCCCCGCGAATTCAACGACCTGATCATTGACATCTCCCTGTTCCGCCCGGGTCCCATGCAATCGAATATGGTCAAGCCCTACCTGGAACACCGCCACGGCTTCGCCCCCGAGCAGTTCCTGCACCCGGACCTGAAGCCAGCGCTCGCCGAAACCCACGGGGTCACCGTCTTCCACGAGCAGATCCTGCGCATCCTGCACGTGATGACCGGCTGCACTCTGGGGATGGCCGATGTCTATCGGCGGCTGCTCGGCAATCCCGAGAAGGAACCAGCAGTGGAACGCTATGTGCGCATCGAAGCAACTAAGCGCGGTTATAGCCAGGAGACGATCGACAAGGTCTGGAAGGTGCTGGCCGGTTTCGGATCCTTCGGATTCTGCAAAGCCCACGGGGCTGCCTTTGCCGTACCCACCTACCACTCGGCCTGGCTCAAGGCGCATCACCCCGAGGCCTTCCTTGCCGGGATCTGGGAACACGACCCGGGGATGTATCCCAAGCGGCTGCTGGTCTCCGAAGCCCGCCGCATGGGCGTTCCCATCCTCCCACTGGATATCAATCGCTCCACGGGGCACTATCGAGTCGAACGAGTTTTCGAATCTGCTCCTTCGAAGCTCCCAGTGGTGCCCCGCGCACCCAGCTCGCTGCGTCCCGGACGCTATGGAATCCGCCTGGCCTTCCGCGATATCCACCAGATGAGCGAACGCGAAGTGCAACGCCTCGTGGCCGGCCAGCCCTACGAGCACCTTGCCGATGTCCGAGCCCGCGCAGGACTCTCGCGCCGTACCTACCAGAATCTTGCAGCCCTCGGAGTCTTCGATTCCCTGCTTGCAGGAACCTCACGTGCCGACACCATCGCCCATACCCAATCCATGGCGCATAGCTCCCTTCCGGCCAAATACCGTCCGGGACCCGGACAGCTGGCCCTCGACCTTGGGAAAATCGAACACATCAAAGCCACGGGGATTGAGCTGGAACCTGCCGAAGTAGTACGTACCGAACTGGACCTGATGCACTTGGATGCCAGCGAGCACCTGATCTCCTCCTACCGGCAACGCCTGGCGCATCTGCCCATGACCCAAGCGGCCGAGTTGCTGCACTTGCGCAACGGAACCGAAGTGCTGGTCGCCGGGGTACGCGTGGCCACACAGACTCCTCCCATGAGAGGTGGAAAGCGAGTGGTCTTCATTTCCGTGGATGACGGCACCGGCTGCATCGATGCCACTTTCTTCGATGACACGCAGCAACGCACCGGGCCGCTGCTTTTCTCCACCCGCATGCTGCTCATCCACGGGGTCACCCGGCGTACCGGGCCACGCGGCATTTCCTTGCAGGCGCTGAACGCCTGGGACCTGCATCAGCCAGAAACGCTGCCTGCGGCCGGATACCTTGAAGAGCAGAGCCGGCCGCAACCCAGCTATCGGCCAAAATTCGCCGAGGGGGCACCCAAGAGCGAAAGCCTTGGTGAACTCGCCAAGCGCATGGAAGCTGAAGGGCTGGATCAGCGCGGAGCCTGA
- a CDS encoding DUF6504 family protein has protein sequence MFTELIEVACAANGMPLRVRWQGQDYRLAAEPQRWFERRKWWDENLRIPRGIGAGIADYEMWRLQLVAVRGPRQVHSVDVSFDAQTERWRLVRVHESLARSA, from the coding sequence ATGTTCACCGAGTTAATCGAGGTTGCCTGTGCGGCGAACGGAATGCCGTTGCGCGTGAGGTGGCAAGGGCAGGACTATCGCCTGGCTGCCGAACCTCAACGCTGGTTCGAGCGCCGCAAATGGTGGGACGAAAACCTGCGGATTCCGCGTGGAATCGGCGCAGGAATCGCCGACTATGAGATGTGGCGGCTGCAACTGGTTGCGGTGCGCGGCCCCCGGCAGGTGCACAGCGTTGACGTCAGTTTTGACGCGCAAACCGAACGCTGGCGACTGGTGCGTGTGCATGAGTCCCTGGCTCGCAGCGCCTAG
- the cmtR gene encoding Cd(II)/Pb(II)-sensing metalloregulatory transcriptional regulator CmtR — MLTISNRVDVMNRLGRALADSTRSRILLSLLEKPGYPAQLARDLGLTRTNVSNHLACLRGCGIVVAEVEGRQTRYEIADPHLAAALIALVDVTLAIDNSAPCIDVSCTVPGCCTPKENP; from the coding sequence ATGCTGACCATTTCAAATCGCGTGGACGTGATGAACCGCCTAGGGCGGGCACTGGCTGATTCCACTCGTTCCCGCATCCTCCTGTCCTTACTGGAGAAACCGGGCTATCCTGCCCAGCTAGCCCGCGATCTTGGACTGACACGCACGAATGTTTCGAATCATCTGGCGTGCCTACGCGGGTGCGGAATTGTCGTCGCTGAAGTCGAGGGACGGCAAACACGTTATGAAATTGCTGATCCTCATTTGGCTGCCGCGTTGATTGCCTTGGTTGACGTGACGCTAGCGATTGACAACAGCGCGCCGTGCATTGATGTTTCTTGCACTGTTCCAGGTTGCTGCACCCCAAAGGAAAATCCATGA
- a CDS encoding cation transporter: MNLALLTPARRNVLQRRIRVIVAITITWNVIEAVVALIAGGVASSAALVGFGLDSIVEVLSAAAIAWQFAAPDPEGREKTALRVIAISFFALAAYVSVDAALSLTGIREPEHSIAGIILAAVSLSVMPFLSLLERRTGRELGSASAIADSKQTLICSYLSVALLVGLLLNSLLGWAWADSVAALAIAFVAVREGIEAWRGDTCCTTPVAVLTGENSPDSCKDPCCDSK; this comes from the coding sequence ATGAACCTGGCACTTCTGACTCCAGCGCGCCGAAATGTTCTGCAACGGCGCATTCGCGTGATCGTGGCAATCACTATCACCTGGAACGTTATCGAAGCGGTGGTTGCCCTCATCGCTGGCGGCGTGGCATCATCAGCCGCGCTAGTCGGCTTTGGACTTGACTCGATTGTTGAAGTGCTCTCAGCTGCCGCCATCGCTTGGCAGTTCGCTGCACCCGATCCCGAGGGGCGAGAAAAAACAGCCCTGCGAGTTATCGCTATCTCGTTCTTCGCATTAGCTGCCTATGTTTCTGTTGACGCGGCGCTTTCCCTGACTGGCATCAGGGAACCAGAACACTCCATTGCGGGGATCATCCTGGCCGCAGTGAGTTTATCGGTCATGCCTTTTCTGAGCTTGCTTGAACGTCGAACAGGCCGTGAGCTGGGGTCGGCCTCGGCAATAGCCGATTCGAAACAAACTCTCATTTGCTCTTACCTGTCGGTGGCTCTGCTGGTCGGTTTGCTACTCAACAGCCTGTTGGGTTGGGCGTGGGCCGATTCGGTGGCCGCGCTAGCAATTGCATTTGTAGCAGTGCGCGAAGGCATCGAAGCATGGCGCGGGGATACGTGCTGCACTACCCCCGTCGCGGTATTGACGGGGGAAAATAGCCCTGACAGTTGCAAGGATCCATGTTGCGATTCCAAATAA